CAATCCCAATGACGACTGGACAAACAAAATGTTTAAATTTATTCAGCAGTATGAGAATGAACGAACTAACAATTTGGTTCGTATAGCTCTGAAAGAATTTTTGATAAAAGATTAAATGCTCTTTTACGCGATTCTTTTGTCATTGGCACGATTTTTTCCTTATTGCACTCCTTGCTACCACAAATGGCTCGGGGTGTTTTTTCTGCGTCTTGGTTCACTTTATTCACCTCCTTTCAACTATTCATTGACGATCACTTGGCTTCTTTCTAGAACATATGACCAAGTAAGTAACCAATTGTCATAAATAGAACTCCTATCGCCATATTTAAAATAGGCTGAATATTACTATCAAAGTACTGATGCAGTTTGCCTTTTTCCATTTAACTCACCTCCTTTCTATGCTGGCTGTGTGTACGTATCTGGAGTAAATAAAAACTTGAGTTCATATTCAGGAAAAAAGCTTTCTTGAATTTTTAAAGCTTCACTGAATTTGAATGATGACGTTCCATTAATTTTGTCAGCGATAGTCTGGTAACGAACATTCAATAGATCTGCCATATCAACTAAAGTTACATTTTTCTTCTTTCGAATTTCTTCTAAATTATTTAACATAATATGACTCCTTCCTAATACGAATTTTCGTATATTAGTTTAAAAAATAATGGCTCTTCATGAGCACATTTTTATAATATACGAATTTTCGTATTTAGTCAATACCAAAATTCGTATTTCTTTAAATTCGTTCATTTACATACGATTTTTCGCATGATATAATAAAACATGTTAAAGGAGGAAGTAAGCATGAACAAGGAAGATTATTTAAAAGATTTAATAGAAATAAAATCTGGTAACGTTAAAGCTTTTGCCGATTCTATAGGCATGGCTTATACAACTATCCGATCTATTCTGGATCGCGGCATTATGAATGCTAAAATGGAAAATATAATAAAAATATGTGATGGATTGGGAATCAAACCAGAAGACATTGTCAAGTTAGAAAGTTCAGTCGTTAGTGATACCAATAAAATAATGCTTCAGCTCCACCCTTCACGCCAAGAGAAAGTTTACAATTATGCTAGTGACCAATTAGACGAACAGAATAATGAAAAAATATCTTCAATGTTTGACCACAAGCCAATGATTGAAATTCCTGCTGGTCGTTCAACTGCTGCCGGTTCCCCTATTAATGGTGAGGATCAAGATACCCAATTAATCCACAAGCTTATTGCTGGTGAGAAGGTCCCCGCTGGTGCTGATGAATTAGTTACTGTGGATGGTGACTCAATGGAACCATTGCTAAAAAAGGGTAGTCAGGTGTTCATTCACTATCAGCCAGAAGTTGAGAATGGTGAAATTGCGATCGTCCACATTCGTGATGTTGGTGTTACTTGTAAAAAGTTTTATGTAAATGAGGATAATACCGTTACCTTAAAATCAATTAACAAGGCATACGATGACATGGTGTTTGATTGTGATGAAGTTAATGTAATCGGTAAAGTGATCTTATGAGCTCCCAAATGTGGGGGCTTCATTTAAAGTTTTAAAAGAACATATGTTTCGACTAACCAGGTGGTTTGCTTAGGTTCGAGTCCTAAATAGTCAATATTTAACCGAAAAAAATAACCAACGTTCTCTGGATAAACGTTGGCCACAGGAAAGAATCGATCG
Above is a genomic segment from Lentilactobacillus buchneri containing:
- a CDS encoding helix-turn-helix transcriptional regulator produces the protein MLNNLEEIRKKKNVTLVDMADLLNVRYQTIADKINGTSSFKFSEALKIQESFFPEYELKFLFTPDTYTQPA
- a CDS encoding LexA family transcriptional regulator; this encodes MNKEDYLKDLIEIKSGNVKAFADSIGMAYTTIRSILDRGIMNAKMENIIKICDGLGIKPEDIVKLESSVVSDTNKIMLQLHPSRQEKVYNYASDQLDEQNNEKISSMFDHKPMIEIPAGRSTAAGSPINGEDQDTQLIHKLIAGEKVPAGADELVTVDGDSMEPLLKKGSQVFIHYQPEVENGEIAIVHIRDVGVTCKKFYVNEDNTVTLKSINKAYDDMVFDCDEVNVIGKVIL